A window from Leifsonia shinshuensis encodes these proteins:
- a CDS encoding Rv3235 family protein gives MDHRHTSPGEPLHHPALAPAPVRPLVPATRPTTRLRPSPVRDLREVRELREARELRGPTAARTARPADAPELDALAPIADAANPEPATLCANLARCAVEILAGARPLDQIGRWVSDAVYVHLLRRTMIAARARAVAPEGALRPRMRIGEPRLARPSEGVVEAVVLVHQPGRSRAVAIRLERHRERWRASAINVL, from the coding sequence ATGGACCACCGACACACCTCACCAGGAGAACCATTGCACCACCCGGCACTCGCCCCCGCACCCGTCCGTCCGCTCGTTCCGGCGACCCGGCCGACGACGCGGCTGCGCCCCTCCCCCGTCCGCGACCTCCGCGAGGTGCGGGAACTCCGCGAGGCACGCGAGCTCCGCGGCCCCACGGCGGCGCGCACGGCCCGCCCGGCGGATGCGCCCGAACTGGATGCACTCGCCCCGATCGCGGACGCCGCCAACCCGGAGCCCGCGACGCTGTGCGCGAATCTGGCGCGCTGCGCGGTCGAGATCCTGGCCGGCGCCCGGCCGCTCGACCAGATCGGCCGGTGGGTCAGCGACGCCGTCTACGTCCACCTGCTGCGGCGGACGATGATCGCGGCCCGCGCTCGCGCCGTCGCGCCGGAGGGCGCGCTCCGACCGCGCATGCGGATCGGCGAGCCGCGCCTCGCGCGCCCGTCGGAGGGGGTGGTGGAGGCGGTCGTGCTGGTGCACCAGCCGGGTCGCTCACGCGCCGTCGC